From Saccharothrix espanaensis DSM 44229, the proteins below share one genomic window:
- the murI gene encoding glutamate racemase has protein sequence MTSANAPIGIFDSGVGGLTVARAIMDQLPEESIRYVGDTANAPYGPRPIAEVRELTLRHLDRLVEDGAKLLVIACNTASSACLRDARERYDVPVVEVVLPAVRRAVATTRTGKVGVIGTVGTIGSGAYQDSFAAAPDIEVTAVACPRFVDFVERGTTSGRQVLGLAQAYLEPLQRAEVDTVVLGCTHYPLLTGVIQLAMGDRVTLVSSAEETVKDVVRVLTDLDRFRSGDPDLRFSSTGPADLFARLAHRFLPRLENASFHPHE, from the coding sequence GTGACGTCCGCGAACGCGCCGATCGGCATCTTCGACTCCGGGGTGGGCGGCCTGACCGTCGCCCGCGCGATCATGGACCAGCTGCCCGAGGAGAGCATCCGCTACGTGGGCGACACGGCCAACGCCCCGTACGGCCCGCGACCCATCGCCGAGGTGCGCGAGCTGACCCTCCGACACCTCGACCGGCTGGTCGAGGACGGCGCGAAGCTGCTGGTGATCGCCTGCAACACGGCGTCCTCGGCGTGCCTGCGCGACGCCCGCGAGCGCTACGACGTGCCGGTCGTGGAGGTGGTGCTGCCCGCCGTCCGGCGCGCGGTCGCCACCACCCGCACCGGCAAGGTCGGCGTGATCGGCACGGTCGGCACCATCGGCTCCGGCGCGTACCAGGACTCGTTCGCCGCCGCCCCCGACATCGAGGTCACGGCGGTCGCCTGCCCGCGGTTCGTGGACTTCGTGGAGCGCGGCACCACCTCCGGCCGCCAGGTGCTCGGCCTCGCCCAGGCCTACCTGGAGCCGTTGCAGCGCGCCGAGGTCGACACGGTCGTGCTCGGCTGCACCCACTACCCGTTGCTGACCGGTGTCATCCAGCTCGCCATGGGCGACCGGGTGACGTTGGTCTCCAGCGCCGAGGAGACGGTGAAGGACGTGGTCCGGGTGCTGACCGACCTCGACCGGTTCCGCTCCGGCGACCCGGACCTGCGGTTCTCCAGCACCGGCCCGGCCGACCTGTTCGCCCGGTTGGCGCACAGGTTTCTGCCTCGGCTGGAAAACGCGTCTTTCCACCCGCACGAATGA
- a CDS encoding MBL fold metallo-hydrolase codes for MLLTILGCSGSLPGPDGPASGYLVEADGYRLGLELGNGVLASLQAHCDPFSLDALLFSHLHPDHCADFTTLAVMRRYHTHPPHDTTERKLPVHAPSEAPRRFARAYAENAEELRTADLSDVFEFHALGAEPFRVGPFEITAARVDHPGEAYGFRIATENAALAFTGDSGPCAALGTLAHGVDVLLSEATWTHADDRPPGTHLSGVQAGDLAAAAGAGRLLLTHVAPWTDPEAVLAEARGRYAGPVELARQGHKYAVDEPVVRVIGGHGN; via the coding sequence GTGCTGTTGACCATCCTCGGCTGCTCGGGCAGCCTGCCGGGGCCGGACGGCCCCGCATCCGGCTACCTCGTCGAGGCGGACGGCTACCGTCTCGGGCTCGAACTCGGCAACGGTGTGCTGGCCTCGCTGCAAGCGCACTGCGACCCGTTCTCGCTGGACGCGCTGCTGTTCTCGCACCTGCACCCGGACCACTGCGCCGACTTCACCACGCTCGCGGTGATGCGCCGCTACCACACCCACCCACCGCACGACACGACCGAGCGCAAGCTCCCGGTGCACGCGCCCTCCGAAGCGCCCCGGCGCTTCGCCCGCGCCTACGCCGAGAACGCGGAGGAACTGCGCACCGCCGACCTGTCGGACGTGTTCGAGTTCCACGCCTTGGGCGCCGAGCCGTTCCGGGTCGGCCCGTTCGAGATCACCGCCGCCCGGGTCGACCACCCCGGCGAGGCGTACGGGTTCCGCATCGCCACCGAGAACGCGGCGCTCGCGTTCACCGGCGACAGCGGCCCGTGCGCCGCGCTGGGCACTCTCGCCCACGGCGTCGACGTGCTGCTGTCCGAAGCGACGTGGACGCACGCCGACGACCGCCCGCCGGGCACCCACCTGTCCGGCGTGCAGGCGGGCGACCTGGCCGCCGCGGCGGGCGCGGGCCGGCTGCTGCTGACCCACGTCGCGCCGTGGACCGACCCGGAGGCGGTGCTCGCCGAAGCCCGCGGCCGGTACGCCGGGCCCGTCGAACTCGCACGTCAGGGCCACAAGTACGCGGTTGACGAGCCGGTCGTCCGGGTAATCGGCGGACATGGCAACTGA